The following are encoded in a window of Oncorhynchus keta strain PuntledgeMale-10-30-2019 chromosome 10, Oket_V2, whole genome shotgun sequence genomic DNA:
- the LOC118377699 gene encoding transcription factor EB-like isoform X3: protein MLRELPHSLGLDCSASASARPPLPPRPPAMASRIGLRLQLMRDQLQQEEQRERQLQQNAALQYMQQQRMCAPAPSPAINAPQHCQSMQVPVEVLKVQTHLENPTDYHIRQSQRQQVKEYLSTTYATKQTVHAVTGVVQPSPPPTLAPPGASSSAPPPLHSPRLRTEQLITGNSAPNSPMAMLNIGSSHENEMDEVIDDIISMQSSYDDIQQYIDPVQMSNTLPLSSSHLDVYTGPGMTGQSIAMTSNSCPANLAIKRELTDAEARAMAKERQKKDNHNLIERRRRFNINDRIKELGGMIPKTNDLDVRWNKGTILRASVEYIKRMQKDMQRTREVENNFKRMEMANKQLWLRIQELEMQARLHGLPSSSPSGMGSGDLMGSYVKQETSPEEKLQQQQAQAQGQQHLHHPQSHHLQPQQGQLRQLPPLPPHLQPQLPLQYSAVGSSQPFDFAQSLDLCDGVPGFPEGLSGLGELGGLGTQGRRGDLGFLMMDEPLSPLGGDPLLSAMSPEASVDSSRRSSFSIEDTDIL from the exons cTTCCTCACTCTCTCGGGCTGGACTGCAGTGCGTCTGCGTCGGCtcgccctcccctcccccctcgcCCCCCAGCCATGGCCTCAAGAATAGGGCTGCGGCTGCAG CTGATGCGAGACCAgctgcagcaggaggagcagcGGGAGCGGCAACTGCAGCAGAATGCGGCGCTGCAGTACATGCAACAGCAGCGTATGTGTGCCCCTGCTCCCAGCCCTGCCATCAACGCTCCACAACACTGCCAGAGCATGCAGGTGCCTGTGGAGGTCCTCAAG GTGCAGACTCACCTGGAGAACCCTACAGACTACCACATTCGCCAGTCCCAGAGACAACAGGTGAAGGAGTACCTCTCCACCACCTACGCCACCAAGCAG ACAGTACATGcagtaacaggggtggtccaacCATCCCCTCCCCCTACTCTGGCCCCCCCCGGGGCCTCTTCCTCggccccccctcctctccactccccccggCTCCGTACAGAGCAGCTCATCACAGGAAACAGCGCCCCTAACAGCCCCATGGCCATGCTCAACATCGGCTCCAGCCACGAGAACGAG ATGGATGAGGTCATCGATGACATCATCAGCATGCAGTCGAGCTATGATGACATCCAGCAGTACATTGACCCTGTTCAGATGTCCAACACA CTCCCTCTGTCCAGCAGTCACCTGGACGTGTACACGGGCCCTGGGATGACCGGTCAATCCATTGCCATGACCAGCAACTCCTGTCCTGCCAACCTGGCCATCAAACGAGAGCTGACGG ATGCAGAAGCCCGTGCGATGGccaaggagagacagaagaaagacAACCACAACCTGA ttgagagaaggaggaggttcaACATCAACGACCGGATTAAAGAGCTGGGCGGTATGATCCCCAAAACCAACGACCT GGACGTGCGCTGGAATAAGGGCACTATTCTGAGGGCTTCAGTAGAGTACATCAAGCGGATGCAGAAGGACATGCAGAGGACCAGAGAGGTGGAGAACAACTTCAAGAGGATGGAGATGGCCAACAAACAACTGTGGCTGCGcatccag GAGTTAGAGATGCAGGCTCGTCTGCACGGCCTCCCCAGCTCCTCTCCCTCTGGGATGGGTTCTGGTGACCTGATGGGTTCCTACGTCAAACAGGAGACCAGCCCTGAGGAGAAGCTCCAGCAGCAGCAGGCTCAGGCCCAGGGccagcaacacctccaccacccCCAGTCCCACCACCTCCAGCCTCAGCAGGGCCAGCTCAGGCAGctgccccctctgccccctcACCTCCAGCCCCAGCTTCCCCTCCAGTACTCAGCCGTGGGCAGCTCCCAGCCCTTTGACTTTGCCCAGTCGCTGGACTTGTGTGACGGGGTGCCTGGCTTCCCAGAGGGCCTGTCGGGGCTAGGGGAGCTGGGCGGCCTTGGTACCCAGGGAAGGAGAGGCGACCTGGGCTTCCTGATGATGGACGAGCCCCTGTCTCCTCTGGGTGGAGACCCTCTGCTCTCTGCCATGTCCCCTGAGGCCTCGGTCGACTCCAGCCGCAGATCCAGCTTCAGCATAGAGgacacagatatactgtag
- the LOC118377699 gene encoding transcription factor EB-like isoform X2 codes for MLRELPHSLGLDCSASASARPPLPPRPPAMASRIGLRLQLMRDQLQQEEQRERQLQQNAALQYMQQQRMCAPAPSPAINAPQHCQSMQVPVEVLKVQTHLENPTDYHIRQSQRQQVKEYLSTTYATKQTVHAVTGVVQPSPPPTLAPPGASSSAPPPLHSPRLRTEQLITGNSAPNSPMAMLNIGSSHENEVHEMDEVIDDIISMQSSYDDIQQYIDPVQMSNTLPLSSSHLDVYTGPGMTGQSIAMTSNSCPANLAIKRELTEARAMAKERQKKDNHNLIERRRRFNINDRIKELGGMIPKTNDLDVRWNKGTILRASVEYIKRMQKDMQRTREVENNFKRMEMANKQLWLRIQELEMQARLHGLPSSSPSGMGSGDLMGSYVKQETSPEEKLQQQQAQAQGQQHLHHPQSHHLQPQQGQLRQLPPLPPHLQPQLPLQYSAVGSSQPFDFAQSLDLCDGVPGFPEGLSGLGELGGLGTQGRRGDLGFLMMDEPLSPLGGDPLLSAMSPEASVDSSRRSSFSIEDTDIL; via the exons cTTCCTCACTCTCTCGGGCTGGACTGCAGTGCGTCTGCGTCGGCtcgccctcccctcccccctcgcCCCCCAGCCATGGCCTCAAGAATAGGGCTGCGGCTGCAG CTGATGCGAGACCAgctgcagcaggaggagcagcGGGAGCGGCAACTGCAGCAGAATGCGGCGCTGCAGTACATGCAACAGCAGCGTATGTGTGCCCCTGCTCCCAGCCCTGCCATCAACGCTCCACAACACTGCCAGAGCATGCAGGTGCCTGTGGAGGTCCTCAAG GTGCAGACTCACCTGGAGAACCCTACAGACTACCACATTCGCCAGTCCCAGAGACAACAGGTGAAGGAGTACCTCTCCACCACCTACGCCACCAAGCAG ACAGTACATGcagtaacaggggtggtccaacCATCCCCTCCCCCTACTCTGGCCCCCCCCGGGGCCTCTTCCTCggccccccctcctctccactccccccggCTCCGTACAGAGCAGCTCATCACAGGAAACAGCGCCCCTAACAGCCCCATGGCCATGCTCAACATCGGCTCCAGCCACGAGAACGAGGTACACGAG ATGGATGAGGTCATCGATGACATCATCAGCATGCAGTCGAGCTATGATGACATCCAGCAGTACATTGACCCTGTTCAGATGTCCAACACA CTCCCTCTGTCCAGCAGTCACCTGGACGTGTACACGGGCCCTGGGATGACCGGTCAATCCATTGCCATGACCAGCAACTCCTGTCCTGCCAACCTGGCCATCAAACGAGAGCTGACGG AAGCCCGTGCGATGGccaaggagagacagaagaaagacAACCACAACCTGA ttgagagaaggaggaggttcaACATCAACGACCGGATTAAAGAGCTGGGCGGTATGATCCCCAAAACCAACGACCT GGACGTGCGCTGGAATAAGGGCACTATTCTGAGGGCTTCAGTAGAGTACATCAAGCGGATGCAGAAGGACATGCAGAGGACCAGAGAGGTGGAGAACAACTTCAAGAGGATGGAGATGGCCAACAAACAACTGTGGCTGCGcatccag GAGTTAGAGATGCAGGCTCGTCTGCACGGCCTCCCCAGCTCCTCTCCCTCTGGGATGGGTTCTGGTGACCTGATGGGTTCCTACGTCAAACAGGAGACCAGCCCTGAGGAGAAGCTCCAGCAGCAGCAGGCTCAGGCCCAGGGccagcaacacctccaccacccCCAGTCCCACCACCTCCAGCCTCAGCAGGGCCAGCTCAGGCAGctgccccctctgccccctcACCTCCAGCCCCAGCTTCCCCTCCAGTACTCAGCCGTGGGCAGCTCCCAGCCCTTTGACTTTGCCCAGTCGCTGGACTTGTGTGACGGGGTGCCTGGCTTCCCAGAGGGCCTGTCGGGGCTAGGGGAGCTGGGCGGCCTTGGTACCCAGGGAAGGAGAGGCGACCTGGGCTTCCTGATGATGGACGAGCCCCTGTCTCCTCTGGGTGGAGACCCTCTGCTCTCTGCCATGTCCCCTGAGGCCTCGGTCGACTCCAGCCGCAGATCCAGCTTCAGCATAGAGgacacagatatactgtag
- the LOC118377699 gene encoding transcription factor EB-like isoform X4: MASRIGLRLQLMRDQLQQEEQRERQLQQNAALQYMQQQRMCAPAPSPAINAPQHCQSMQVPVEVLKVQTHLENPTDYHIRQSQRQQVKEYLSTTYATKQTVHAVTGVVQPSPPPTLAPPGASSSAPPPLHSPRLRTEQLITGNSAPNSPMAMLNIGSSHENEVHEMDEVIDDIISMQSSYDDIQQYIDPVQMSNTLPLSSSHLDVYTGPGMTGQSIAMTSNSCPANLAIKRELTDAEARAMAKERQKKDNHNLIERRRRFNINDRIKELGGMIPKTNDLDVRWNKGTILRASVEYIKRMQKDMQRTREVENNFKRMEMANKQLWLRIQELEMQARLHGLPSSSPSGMGSGDLMGSYVKQETSPEEKLQQQQAQAQGQQHLHHPQSHHLQPQQGQLRQLPPLPPHLQPQLPLQYSAVGSSQPFDFAQSLDLCDGVPGFPEGLSGLGELGGLGTQGRRGDLGFLMMDEPLSPLGGDPLLSAMSPEASVDSSRRSSFSIEDTDIL, translated from the exons ATGGCCTCAAGAATAGGGCTGCGGCTGCAG CTGATGCGAGACCAgctgcagcaggaggagcagcGGGAGCGGCAACTGCAGCAGAATGCGGCGCTGCAGTACATGCAACAGCAGCGTATGTGTGCCCCTGCTCCCAGCCCTGCCATCAACGCTCCACAACACTGCCAGAGCATGCAGGTGCCTGTGGAGGTCCTCAAG GTGCAGACTCACCTGGAGAACCCTACAGACTACCACATTCGCCAGTCCCAGAGACAACAGGTGAAGGAGTACCTCTCCACCACCTACGCCACCAAGCAG ACAGTACATGcagtaacaggggtggtccaacCATCCCCTCCCCCTACTCTGGCCCCCCCCGGGGCCTCTTCCTCggccccccctcctctccactccccccggCTCCGTACAGAGCAGCTCATCACAGGAAACAGCGCCCCTAACAGCCCCATGGCCATGCTCAACATCGGCTCCAGCCACGAGAACGAGGTACACGAG ATGGATGAGGTCATCGATGACATCATCAGCATGCAGTCGAGCTATGATGACATCCAGCAGTACATTGACCCTGTTCAGATGTCCAACACA CTCCCTCTGTCCAGCAGTCACCTGGACGTGTACACGGGCCCTGGGATGACCGGTCAATCCATTGCCATGACCAGCAACTCCTGTCCTGCCAACCTGGCCATCAAACGAGAGCTGACGG ATGCAGAAGCCCGTGCGATGGccaaggagagacagaagaaagacAACCACAACCTGA ttgagagaaggaggaggttcaACATCAACGACCGGATTAAAGAGCTGGGCGGTATGATCCCCAAAACCAACGACCT GGACGTGCGCTGGAATAAGGGCACTATTCTGAGGGCTTCAGTAGAGTACATCAAGCGGATGCAGAAGGACATGCAGAGGACCAGAGAGGTGGAGAACAACTTCAAGAGGATGGAGATGGCCAACAAACAACTGTGGCTGCGcatccag GAGTTAGAGATGCAGGCTCGTCTGCACGGCCTCCCCAGCTCCTCTCCCTCTGGGATGGGTTCTGGTGACCTGATGGGTTCCTACGTCAAACAGGAGACCAGCCCTGAGGAGAAGCTCCAGCAGCAGCAGGCTCAGGCCCAGGGccagcaacacctccaccacccCCAGTCCCACCACCTCCAGCCTCAGCAGGGCCAGCTCAGGCAGctgccccctctgccccctcACCTCCAGCCCCAGCTTCCCCTCCAGTACTCAGCCGTGGGCAGCTCCCAGCCCTTTGACTTTGCCCAGTCGCTGGACTTGTGTGACGGGGTGCCTGGCTTCCCAGAGGGCCTGTCGGGGCTAGGGGAGCTGGGCGGCCTTGGTACCCAGGGAAGGAGAGGCGACCTGGGCTTCCTGATGATGGACGAGCCCCTGTCTCCTCTGGGTGGAGACCCTCTGCTCTCTGCCATGTCCCCTGAGGCCTCGGTCGACTCCAGCCGCAGATCCAGCTTCAGCATAGAGgacacagatatactgtag
- the LOC118377699 gene encoding transcription factor EB-like isoform X1 gives MLRELPHSLGLDCSASASARPPLPPRPPAMASRIGLRLQLMRDQLQQEEQRERQLQQNAALQYMQQQRMCAPAPSPAINAPQHCQSMQVPVEVLKVQTHLENPTDYHIRQSQRQQVKEYLSTTYATKQTVHAVTGVVQPSPPPTLAPPGASSSAPPPLHSPRLRTEQLITGNSAPNSPMAMLNIGSSHENEVHEMDEVIDDIISMQSSYDDIQQYIDPVQMSNTLPLSSSHLDVYTGPGMTGQSIAMTSNSCPANLAIKRELTDAEARAMAKERQKKDNHNLIERRRRFNINDRIKELGGMIPKTNDLDVRWNKGTILRASVEYIKRMQKDMQRTREVENNFKRMEMANKQLWLRIQELEMQARLHGLPSSSPSGMGSGDLMGSYVKQETSPEEKLQQQQAQAQGQQHLHHPQSHHLQPQQGQLRQLPPLPPHLQPQLPLQYSAVGSSQPFDFAQSLDLCDGVPGFPEGLSGLGELGGLGTQGRRGDLGFLMMDEPLSPLGGDPLLSAMSPEASVDSSRRSSFSIEDTDIL, from the exons cTTCCTCACTCTCTCGGGCTGGACTGCAGTGCGTCTGCGTCGGCtcgccctcccctcccccctcgcCCCCCAGCCATGGCCTCAAGAATAGGGCTGCGGCTGCAG CTGATGCGAGACCAgctgcagcaggaggagcagcGGGAGCGGCAACTGCAGCAGAATGCGGCGCTGCAGTACATGCAACAGCAGCGTATGTGTGCCCCTGCTCCCAGCCCTGCCATCAACGCTCCACAACACTGCCAGAGCATGCAGGTGCCTGTGGAGGTCCTCAAG GTGCAGACTCACCTGGAGAACCCTACAGACTACCACATTCGCCAGTCCCAGAGACAACAGGTGAAGGAGTACCTCTCCACCACCTACGCCACCAAGCAG ACAGTACATGcagtaacaggggtggtccaacCATCCCCTCCCCCTACTCTGGCCCCCCCCGGGGCCTCTTCCTCggccccccctcctctccactccccccggCTCCGTACAGAGCAGCTCATCACAGGAAACAGCGCCCCTAACAGCCCCATGGCCATGCTCAACATCGGCTCCAGCCACGAGAACGAGGTACACGAG ATGGATGAGGTCATCGATGACATCATCAGCATGCAGTCGAGCTATGATGACATCCAGCAGTACATTGACCCTGTTCAGATGTCCAACACA CTCCCTCTGTCCAGCAGTCACCTGGACGTGTACACGGGCCCTGGGATGACCGGTCAATCCATTGCCATGACCAGCAACTCCTGTCCTGCCAACCTGGCCATCAAACGAGAGCTGACGG ATGCAGAAGCCCGTGCGATGGccaaggagagacagaagaaagacAACCACAACCTGA ttgagagaaggaggaggttcaACATCAACGACCGGATTAAAGAGCTGGGCGGTATGATCCCCAAAACCAACGACCT GGACGTGCGCTGGAATAAGGGCACTATTCTGAGGGCTTCAGTAGAGTACATCAAGCGGATGCAGAAGGACATGCAGAGGACCAGAGAGGTGGAGAACAACTTCAAGAGGATGGAGATGGCCAACAAACAACTGTGGCTGCGcatccag GAGTTAGAGATGCAGGCTCGTCTGCACGGCCTCCCCAGCTCCTCTCCCTCTGGGATGGGTTCTGGTGACCTGATGGGTTCCTACGTCAAACAGGAGACCAGCCCTGAGGAGAAGCTCCAGCAGCAGCAGGCTCAGGCCCAGGGccagcaacacctccaccacccCCAGTCCCACCACCTCCAGCCTCAGCAGGGCCAGCTCAGGCAGctgccccctctgccccctcACCTCCAGCCCCAGCTTCCCCTCCAGTACTCAGCCGTGGGCAGCTCCCAGCCCTTTGACTTTGCCCAGTCGCTGGACTTGTGTGACGGGGTGCCTGGCTTCCCAGAGGGCCTGTCGGGGCTAGGGGAGCTGGGCGGCCTTGGTACCCAGGGAAGGAGAGGCGACCTGGGCTTCCTGATGATGGACGAGCCCCTGTCTCCTCTGGGTGGAGACCCTCTGCTCTCTGCCATGTCCCCTGAGGCCTCGGTCGACTCCAGCCGCAGATCCAGCTTCAGCATAGAGgacacagatatactgtag